Proteins co-encoded in one Medicago truncatula cultivar Jemalong A17 chromosome 8, MtrunA17r5.0-ANR, whole genome shotgun sequence genomic window:
- the LOC11438562 gene encoding F-box protein At5g39450, translated as MIVGTRDDQRFRAIDGSVVNINQKHNTTAGTRESDIGISSSHEIKNAKLQDFLRSSDTLRLTLSALNAKLSSFRGWPNMNKNWFALYKMPLQVPKEDQSKGQQLLIGTKVLEGTRYALRPNGSAMFIVNINEPSSEPFPWNTDRESLSMNIEHTFVGEGIAGGCGFKYPGLKSGSFFVFQNGDLAFVWKESRDVLTLQRLNLQELLKKGRRIPSLPPIDNFSYLMKSCLNVFTS; from the exons ATGATCGTAGGAACAAGAGATGATCAAAGATTTCGTGCAATTGATGGGAGTGTTGTCaatattaatcagaaacacaacacgACTGCAGGAACTAGAGAGAGTGACATAGGGATTAGTTCAAGCCATGAGATAAAGAATGCAAAGCTTCAAGATTTTCTTAGATCAAGTGACACATTAAGGCTAACATTGAGTGCATTAAATGCAAAATTATCATCTTTTCGAGGTTGGCCGAATATGAACAAAAATTGGTTTGCACTTTACAAGATGCCTTTGCAAGTTCCTAAAGAAGACCAG TCAAAAGGACAACAACTTCTCATTGGAACAAAAGTATTGGAAGGAACTCGCTACGCCTTGCGTCCTAATGGTTCCGCAATGTTTATAGTGAATATCAACGAGCCTTCATCTGAACCATTTCCTTGGAACACTGATAGGGAATCATTATCGATGAATATCGAACACACTTTTGTGGGAGAAGGTATTGCAGGTGGCTGTGGATTCAAATATCCAGGATTAAAATCTGGTTCCTTCTTTGTGTTTCAAAATGGTGATCTTGCCTTTGTTTGGAAGGAATCAAGAGATGTTTTGACCCTGCAAAGACTTAACTTGCAAGAACttttgaagaaaggaagaagaataCCTTCTCTGCCTCCCATTgacaatttttcatatttaatgaAGTCCTGCTTAAATGTGTTTACAAGCTAA
- the LOC11441000 gene encoding glycosylphosphatidylinositol anchor attachment 1 protein: MVENDSVTEKKPRIRPIVRLGFFLISHSNYVSLLCFLSGIVALLLLPILANNTYISENALMPGSANSMLSTQHVSHANKFINDLTHSDIESHKTVAQYMSALDAEVTYHKFYPQLNQFHPLHFFTSSDSGIISKNISCSSLGINVAGIIRAPRGDGKEAIVLVTPYNPKKVGPGEALSLGIAYSVFSLLSRVTWLAKDVIWLVADSQYGEYSAVSAWLREYQAPVFHEAEIVNSETCNDSIAISELGQNPYSDRNSYGGFRRAGTMAAALVIKVDEQGNHHEDSLNIYPEASNGQMPNLDLINIVNYLGVHKTGFRIKVKKMFSLLGSRWLNTLGGIFESLGQIARSLNPQWKFGISATEYVEGAATLASSMYSQGLGVPTGSHGAFRDYQVDAITLKISPKDSPTKMIRRNDFILRGGRLIEGVIRSINNLLEKFHQSFFLYLLSSSSKYVSVGVYMIPFALLVAPLPIVAASLHADASKSTLQSTYSSEVEVSHKSWKWLNSARKVLVIHLWGAVVSLLPYFLYQIPNSTPTTNFTVWGILSAFSLIILYFILGSPIFEAAPSQPEKGEWASLKSVTISTAFIGLSLMSVINFATAEIGALLIVPICLMARPLKLDAQARSWRALLRATCNLALGFIAFPPVAYFLVKGAFEDFNGTNVGDYWNWVESLWTWNSATYLYVGIVHLPCWALCIHILFHPC; encoded by the exons ATGGTGGAAAACGACAGCGTAACGGAGAAGAAACCGAGAATTCGTCCAATCGTGCGTTTAGGGTTTTTTCTAATATCTCACAGTAACTATGTCAG CTTGCTTTGTTTCTTATCTGGAATCGttgctcttcttctccttcctaTACTTGCTAACAATACTTACATTTCCGAGAATGCCCTTATGCCTG GTTCTGCTAACAGCATGCTCTCTACTCAACATGTTTCCCATGCTAACAAATTCATCAATGACCTCACTCATTCCGACAT TGAAAGTCATAAAACTGTTGCACAATATATGTCAGCCTTGGATGCTGAGGTTACTTATCACAAGTTCTACCCTCAACTGAATCAGTTTCATCCATTGCACTTTTTCACCAGTTCCGATTCAGGTATAATCTCAAAAAACATAAGTTGTTCATCACTTGGAATCAACGTTGCTGGAATCATTAGAGCACCAAGGGGTGATGGCAAGGAAGCTATTGTCTTGGTAACGCCATACAATCCAAAGAAAGTTGGTCCAGGAGAGGCTTTATCTTTGGGCATTGCTTACTCGGTGTTCTCACTTCTTTCACGGGTTACTTGGCTGGCAAAGGATGTCATATGGCTTGTGGCTGATTCACAATATGGAGAATATTCTGCCGTGTCCGCTTGGCTTAGAGAATATCAGGCCCCTGTATTCCATGAAGCTGAAATAGTTAATAGTGAAACATGCAATGACAGTATTGCTATTAGTGAACTTGGACAGAATCCTTATTCTGATAGAAATTCATATGGTGGTTTTAGACGTGCTGGAACTATGGCTGCAGCTCTTGTAATAAAAGTTGACGAGCAAGGTAACCATCATGAAGACAGTCTTAATATCTACCCCGAGGCGTCGAATGGGCAGATGCCAAACCTCGACCTCATCAACATTGTAAATTATTTGGGAGTGCACAAAACAGGTTTCCGGATAAAAGTGAAGAAGATGTTTTCTCTACTTGGCTCCAGGTGGCTTAATACTTTGGGTGGTATATTTGAATCTCTGGGACAAATTGCTCGAAGCTTAAATCCTCAATGGAAATTTGGTATTTCTGCTACTGAGTATGTTGAGGGCGCTGCTACACTGGCAAGTTCAATGTATTCCCAG GGTTTGGGTGTTCCCACTGGTTCTCATGGTGCCTTCCGTGATTATCAAGTTGATGCAATCACTCTGAAAATTTCACCAAAAGATTCTCCTACTAAAATGATCAGGCGTAATGATTTCATTCTCCGTGGTGGAAG GTTGATTGAAGGAGTCATTCGCTCAATAAACAACCTTCTGGAAAAGTTCCATCAGTCATTCTTTTTGTACCTCTTGTCATCTTCTAGTAAGTATGTGTCTGTGGGAGTTTACATGATTCCATTTGCGTTACTGGTTGCACCACTTCCGATAGTTGCGGCATCTCTCCATGCTGATGCAAGCAAATCCACTCTGCAATCCACATATTCCTCTGAAGTTGAAGTCAGCCACAAATCTTGGAAATGGCTGAACTCGGCCAGAAAGGTTTTGGTCATTCATTTATGGGGTGCTGTTGTCTCCTTACTCCCATATTTCCTATATCAAATACCTAATTCTACCCCAACAACAAACTTTACTGTGTGGGGTATACTATCAGCTTTTAGTCTCATAATTTTGTACTTCATTTTGGGTTCTCCAATTTTCGAAGCTGCTCCATCTCAACCTGAGAAAGGCGAATGGGCTAGCTTGAAGTCTGTAACAATATCAACCGCTTTCATTGGTTTATCTCTCATGTCAGTCATTAACTTTGCTACAGCTGAAATCGGAGCTTTACTCATTGTCCCGATTTGTCTGATGGCTCGACCGTTGAAGCTTGACGCTCAAGCCAGGAGCTGGAGAGCCTTACTGAGGGCCACTTGTAATCTTGCTTTAGGTTTTATTGCGTTTCCTCCAGTAGCATATTTTTTAGTGAAAGGTGCATTTGAAGATTTTAATGGTACTAATGTTGGTGATTATTGGAACTGGGTGGAATCCCTTTGGACATGGAACAGTGCTACTTACCTCTATGTAGGTATTGTTCACCTACCATGCTGGGCACTTTgcattcatattttatttcatcCTTGTTGA
- the LOC11429121 gene encoding glycosyltransferase BC10 isoform X1 codes for MKKKVVQQKWKKKVFALILVVVLCFGSLLFMQMRYTHVLGLVSLQHQLVSQVQKPKIAFLFIARNRLPLELVWDAFFRGGDNNFSIFVHPRPGFVLNEATTRSSYFLNRQVNDSIQIDWGEASMIEAERILLRHALDDPLNDRFVFLSDSCIPLYNFSYTYDYIMSTPTSFVDSFADTKGGRYNPKMDPVIPVYNWRKGSQWAVLTRKHAKVVVEDDTVFPMFQKFCKKKPLPEFWRDQVIPADTSKIHNCIPDEHYVQTLLAQKDLEKELTRRSVTHTAWDISNSRDRERRGWHPVTYKFSDATPMLIKFIKEIDNIYYETEYRREWCTSKGKPSTCFLFARKFTRTAALRLLNMSVLGDFS; via the exons atgaagaagaaagtagTTCAGcagaaatggaagaagaaggtTTTTGCTTTGATTTTGGTGGTGGTGCTTTGTTTTGGGAGTTTGTTGTTTATGCAGATGCGGTATACTCATGTTTTGGGGCTTGTTTCATTGCAACATCAACTTGTTTCTCAAGTTCAGAAGCCTAAGattgcttttcttttcattgCAAGGAATAGGCTTCCTTTGGAATTGGTTTGGGATGCATTCTTTAGG GGAGGCGATAACAATTTCTCGATTTTCGTTCATCCTAGACCAGGGTTTGTGTTGAATGAGGCAACAACTAGATCATCATATTTTTTGAATCGTCAAGTTAATGATAGCATACag ATAGATTGGGGTGAAGCAAGCATGATAGAGGCCGAGCGCATTTTACTTAGACATGCTCTTGATGATCCTCTAAATGACCGCTTTGTTTTCCTCTCAGATAG CTGTATACCTTTATACAACTTCAGCTACACATATGACTACATCATGTCAACACCAACTAGTTTTGTCGATAG CTTCGCTGACACAAAAGGAGGTCGTTACAATCCAAAAATGGATCCAGTTATTCCAGTCTATAACTGGAGAAAAGGATCTCAG TGGGCTGTTCTGACCAGGAAGCATGCCAAGGTTGTAGTGGAGGACGATACTGTCTTTCCAATGTTTCAAAAATTTTGCAAG AAAAAGCCGCTACCCGAATTTTGGAGGGATCAAGTCATT CCTGCTGACACGTCTAAGATCCACAACTGTATACCAGATGAACACTATGTTCAAACATTGTTGGCT CAAAAAGACCTCGAAAAAGAACTTACACGAAGATCAGTGACACATACTGCATGGGATATTTCCAACTCCAGAGATCGTGAGCGCCGTGGATGGCATCCAGTGACTTATAAGTTCTCAGATGCTACTCCGATgcttattaaatttataaag gAAATAGATAATATTTATTACGAGACTGAATACCGAAGAGAATGGTGTACAAGCAAGGGTAAACCGTCCACTTGCTTCCTTTTTGCAAGAAAGTTTACTAGGACTGCTGCTTTGAGGCTTCTTAACATG TCTGTTTTGGGAGATTTcagttaa
- the LOC11429121 gene encoding glycosyltransferase BC10 isoform X3, which produces MKKKVVQQKWKKKVFALILVVVLCFGSLLFMQMRYTHVLGLVSLQHQLVSQVQKPKIAFLFIARNRLPLELVWDAFFRGGDNNFSIFVHPRPGFVLNEATTRSSYFLNRQVNDSIQIDWGEASMIEAERILLRHALDDPLNDRFVFLSDSCIPLYNFSYTYDYIMSTPTSFVDSFADTKGGRYNPKMDPVIPVYNWRKGSQWAVLTRKHAKVVVEDDTVFPMFQKFCKKKPLPEFWRDQVIPADTSKIHNCIPDEHYVQTLLAEIDNIYYETEYRREWCTSKGKPSTCFLFARKFTRTAALRLLNMSVLGDFS; this is translated from the exons atgaagaagaaagtagTTCAGcagaaatggaagaagaaggtTTTTGCTTTGATTTTGGTGGTGGTGCTTTGTTTTGGGAGTTTGTTGTTTATGCAGATGCGGTATACTCATGTTTTGGGGCTTGTTTCATTGCAACATCAACTTGTTTCTCAAGTTCAGAAGCCTAAGattgcttttcttttcattgCAAGGAATAGGCTTCCTTTGGAATTGGTTTGGGATGCATTCTTTAGG GGAGGCGATAACAATTTCTCGATTTTCGTTCATCCTAGACCAGGGTTTGTGTTGAATGAGGCAACAACTAGATCATCATATTTTTTGAATCGTCAAGTTAATGATAGCATACag ATAGATTGGGGTGAAGCAAGCATGATAGAGGCCGAGCGCATTTTACTTAGACATGCTCTTGATGATCCTCTAAATGACCGCTTTGTTTTCCTCTCAGATAG CTGTATACCTTTATACAACTTCAGCTACACATATGACTACATCATGTCAACACCAACTAGTTTTGTCGATAG CTTCGCTGACACAAAAGGAGGTCGTTACAATCCAAAAATGGATCCAGTTATTCCAGTCTATAACTGGAGAAAAGGATCTCAG TGGGCTGTTCTGACCAGGAAGCATGCCAAGGTTGTAGTGGAGGACGATACTGTCTTTCCAATGTTTCAAAAATTTTGCAAG AAAAAGCCGCTACCCGAATTTTGGAGGGATCAAGTCATT CCTGCTGACACGTCTAAGATCCACAACTGTATACCAGATGAACACTATGTTCAAACATTGTTGGCT gAAATAGATAATATTTATTACGAGACTGAATACCGAAGAGAATGGTGTACAAGCAAGGGTAAACCGTCCACTTGCTTCCTTTTTGCAAGAAAGTTTACTAGGACTGCTGCTTTGAGGCTTCTTAACATG TCTGTTTTGGGAGATTTcagttaa
- the LOC11441002 gene encoding ultraviolet-B receptor UVR8 isoform X1 has protein sequence MMMIMSEKSASPPHVLLISAGASHTVALLTGNVVCSWGRGEDGQLGHGDTDDRLLPTKLSAFDGQDIVSVTCGADYTVARSKSGKDVYSWGWGDFGRLGHGDPSDLFIPHPIRALQGLRIKQISCGDCHCLAVTMENKVLSWGRNQNGELGLGTTKDSHVPQKILAFEGIRIKMVAAGAEHSVAITEDGDLYGWGWGRYGNLGLGDTNDRLIPEKVNIDGDKIVMVSCGWRHTISISSSGGLYTHGWSKYGQLGHGDFEDCLVPRKVQALSDKLISQVSGGWRHSMALTSNGQLFGWGWNKFGQIGIGHNFDCSSPMLVNFPHAQKVVQMSSGWRHTVAVTDRANVYSWGRGANGQLGHGDTKDRNVPTIIDAFSVDGCSEQHIESSNYPLPGKSFASLSERYAVVPNETALGSYATTSSDKSDKFDASVPENDVSLDSPTINQFETMM, from the exons atgatgatgattatgagtGAAAAGAGTGCTTCACCTCCCCATGTTCTTCTTATATCTGCTGGTGCTAGCCACACTGTTGCACTTCTCA CTGGCAATGTTGTTTGCTCTTGGGGCCGAGGAGAAGACGGACAATTAGGCCATGGTGATACCGATGATCGACTCTTACCCACAAAACTAAGCGCTTTCGATGGCCAAGACATTGTATCTGTTACTTGTGGAGCTGATTATACAGTGGCACGTTCCAAGTCCGGCAAGGATGTATATAGTTGGGGATG GGGTGATTTTGGAAGATTAGGTCATGGTGATCCTAGTGACTTATTCATTCCTCATCCCATTAGAGCATTACAGGGTCTAAGGATAAAGCAAATTTCCTGTGGGGACTGTCATTGTTTGGCAGTTACCATGGAAAACAAGGTGTTGAG TTGGGGGCGGAATCAAAATGGTGAACTTGGACTTGGTACCACAAAGGACTCTCACGTGCCACAAAAAATTCTAGCATTTGAG GGAATACGTATCAAAATGGTGGCTGCTGGTGCTGAACACAGTGTAGCAATTACCGAAGATGGGGATTTGTATGGATGGGGTTGGGGACGATATGGAAACTTGGGATTGGGAGACACAAATGATCGCTTGATCCCTGAGAAAGTGAACATTGAT GGTGACAAGATAGTCATGGTTTCTTGTGGCTGGAGGCATACGATATCGATTTCATCTTCCGGTGGATTATACACACATGGATGGAGTAAATATGGTCAGCTTGGACATGGGGACTTTGAAGACTGTCTTGTGCCTCGCAAGGTTCAAGCATTGAGTGATAAGCTCATTTCTCAG GTATCAGGTGGATGGAGGCATAGTATGGCACTCACGTCTAATGGACAACTTTTCGGCTGGGGTTGGAATAAG TTCGGACAGATTGGAATTGGTCACAATTTTGATTGCTCCTCTCCCATGCTAGTGAACTTTCCTCATGCTCAG AAAGTAGTTCAGATGTCAAGTGGATGGAGACACACGGTTGCTGTCACCGATCGTGCAAATGTATATTCTTGGGGAAGAGGTGCAAATGGACAACTTGGGCATGGAGACACCAAAGACCG GAACGTTCCGACGATTATTGATGCCTTCAGTGTTGATGGATGTAGTGAGCAGCACATAGAATCCTCAAACTATCCATTACCAG GGAAATCATTTGCCTCCTTATCAGAGAGATATGCGGTTGTTCCAAATGAAACT GCTCTGGGATCATATGCCACTACTTCATCAGATAAGAGTGATAAGTTTGATGCCAGTGTCCCTGAGAATGATGTCTCACTTGATAGCCCAACCATTAATCAGTTCGAGACAATGATGTAG
- the LOC25502913 gene encoding lipase-like PAD4, with protein MAANETSPFESSEMLARFLISTPLLPESWRLCSKVNASAVNFRSFVVERVGNVVYVAFSGFQMAGGGSDPSWRTLEPLESIGGVPLFSTRRNKEEEEPVKVHSGMLNLFSSLFNSIQNQVLGILENTDAKSLVITGHSIGGAIASLCTLWLLSYINSISSSLPVMCITFGSPLLGNKSFSQAISREKWGGNFCHVVSKHDIMPRFLFAPITPHTSQLNFLLQFWHFSMTSPEFGKLAAQVSEKEKAELFTAVLDSLETATQNGEAAEASVPILFHPFGNYLFVSEEGALCVDSPHTIIKMMHLMLSTGSPTSSIEEHLKYGELVNRLSLEMLNKKNIMLGNIPNSSYEAGLELAIQSSGLANQESAVIPAKECLKSARRIGLSPALKAANLPLSLAKVVPFRAQIELYKSRCDKQDDQMGYYDTFKTRGSAKVHMEVNKIRYKLARFWDSVIDMFEKNELPHDFDQRAKWVCASQFYKLLAEPLDIADYYKQGKHMEKGHYIEHGRARRYEIFDRWWKNREVTTGEENKERSTFASSTQDSCFWAKVEEARDWLNGMRSESDSNKLDTLWGKIENFEQYAIELIQNKEVSIDVLARNSSYSTWVEDLKEFRQLRANVQRFPQQFGRFLDGEVVP; from the exons atGGCTGCAAACGAAACTTCACC GTTTGAGAGCAGTGAGATGCTGGCCAGGTTCTTGATTTCTACGCCACTGTTGCCGGAGTCATGGAGGTTGTGTAGCAAGGTCAACGCCTCCGCTGTCAACTTCCGCAGTTTTGTGGTGGAGCGTGTTGGCAACGTCGTGTATGTAGCTTTCTCCGGCTTTCAAATGGCCGGCGGGGGATCCGATCCGAGTTGGAGAACGTTGGAGCCTTTGGAAAGTATTGGTGGAGTGCCGTTGTTTTCGACGCGTCGGAATAAGGAAGAGGAGGAGCCGGTGAAGGTTCACTCCGGGATGTTGAATCTCTTTTCTTCCCTTTTCAACTCAATCCAAAACCAg GTGCTGGGTATTTTAGAAAATACAGACGCAAAATCACTTGTGATCACTGGCCATTCCATTGGAGGAGCTATAGCCTCTCTATGCACTCTTTGGCTTCTTTCTTACATCAATTCCATCTCTTCCTCGTTACCAGTAATGTGCATCACTTTTGGTTCACCATTACTTGGTaacaaatcattttcccaaGCTATTTCCAGAGAAAAATGGGGTGGAAATTTTTGTCATGTAGTATCAAAACATGACATAATGCCAAGATTTCTATTTGCACCTATTACACCCCACACTTCTCAGCTAAATTTCCTGCTTCAGTTTTGGCACTTCTCCATGACTTCACCAGAATTTGGAAAGCTTGCAGCTCAAGTTTCTGAGAAAGAAAAAGCTGAGTTGTTCACTGCTGTATTGGATTCTTTGGAAACTGCAACACAAAATGGTGAAGCAGCTGAAGCTTCAGTGCCAATTTTGTTTCATCCTTTTGGAAACTATTTGTTTGTTTCAGAAGAAGGTGCTTTATGTGTGGACAGTCCACACACAATTATTAAGATGATGCATTTGATGCTTTCAACTGGTTCTCCAACTAGTAGTATTGAGGAACATTTGAAGTATGGAGAGTTAGTTAATAGGTTGTCTTTGGAAATGTTGAATAAGAAAAACATTATGCTTGGGAACATTCCTAACTCAAGCTATGAGGCAGGGCTTGAATTGGCCATCCAATCTTCTGGTTTAGCAAATCag GAATCTGCAGTGATACCAGCCAAAGAATGTTTGAAGTCGGCAAGGAGAATCGGTCTATCACCAGCTCTAAAAGCTGCAAACCTACCGTTATCCTTAGCCAAGGTTGTACCTTTCAGAGCCCAAATAGAATTGTACAAAAGTAGGTGTGATAAACAAGATGATCAAATGGGATACTATGACACATTCAAAACAAGAGGATCTGCCAAAGTACACATGGAAGTCAACAAGATCCGTTACAAACTCGCTAGATTCTGGGACAGCGTGATTgatatgtttgaaaaaaatgagCTACCACATGACTTTGACCAAAGAGCCAAATGGGTCTGCGCTTCACAATTCTATAAGCTTTTGGCTGAACCACTTGATATAGCTGACTATTATAAGCAAGGGAAGCATATGGAAAAGGGTCATTACATAGAACATGGTAGAGCGAGAAGGTATGAGATTTTTGATAGGTGGTGGAAGAATAGAGAAGTTACTACTGgggaagaaaataaagagagaagcACATTTGCAAGTTCAACACAAGATTCATGTTTCTGGGCTAAAGTTGAAGAAGCAAGGGATTGGTTGAATGGTATGAGAAGTGAAAGCGACTCTAACAAGTTGGATACATTGTGGgggaaaattgaaaacttcGAGCAATATGCCATCGAGTTGATTCAAAATAAGGAGGTGTCTATTGATGTTCTGGCTAGGAATTCAAGTTACAGTACATGGGTGGAAGATTTAAAAGAGTTTAGACAATTGAGAGCAAATGTGCAGAGGTTTCCTCAACAGTTTGGACGATTCCTTGACGGGGAAGTTGTTCCTTAG
- the LOC11429121 gene encoding glycosyltransferase BC10 isoform X2, with protein MKKKVVQQKWKKKVFALILVVVLCFGSLLFMQMRYTHVLGLVSLQHQLVSQVQKPKIAFLFIARNRLPLELVWDAFFRIDWGEASMIEAERILLRHALDDPLNDRFVFLSDSCIPLYNFSYTYDYIMSTPTSFVDSFADTKGGRYNPKMDPVIPVYNWRKGSQWAVLTRKHAKVVVEDDTVFPMFQKFCKKKPLPEFWRDQVIPADTSKIHNCIPDEHYVQTLLAQKDLEKELTRRSVTHTAWDISNSRDRERRGWHPVTYKFSDATPMLIKFIKEIDNIYYETEYRREWCTSKGKPSTCFLFARKFTRTAALRLLNMSVLGDFS; from the exons atgaagaagaaagtagTTCAGcagaaatggaagaagaaggtTTTTGCTTTGATTTTGGTGGTGGTGCTTTGTTTTGGGAGTTTGTTGTTTATGCAGATGCGGTATACTCATGTTTTGGGGCTTGTTTCATTGCAACATCAACTTGTTTCTCAAGTTCAGAAGCCTAAGattgcttttcttttcattgCAAGGAATAGGCTTCCTTTGGAATTGGTTTGGGATGCATTCTTTAGG ATAGATTGGGGTGAAGCAAGCATGATAGAGGCCGAGCGCATTTTACTTAGACATGCTCTTGATGATCCTCTAAATGACCGCTTTGTTTTCCTCTCAGATAG CTGTATACCTTTATACAACTTCAGCTACACATATGACTACATCATGTCAACACCAACTAGTTTTGTCGATAG CTTCGCTGACACAAAAGGAGGTCGTTACAATCCAAAAATGGATCCAGTTATTCCAGTCTATAACTGGAGAAAAGGATCTCAG TGGGCTGTTCTGACCAGGAAGCATGCCAAGGTTGTAGTGGAGGACGATACTGTCTTTCCAATGTTTCAAAAATTTTGCAAG AAAAAGCCGCTACCCGAATTTTGGAGGGATCAAGTCATT CCTGCTGACACGTCTAAGATCCACAACTGTATACCAGATGAACACTATGTTCAAACATTGTTGGCT CAAAAAGACCTCGAAAAAGAACTTACACGAAGATCAGTGACACATACTGCATGGGATATTTCCAACTCCAGAGATCGTGAGCGCCGTGGATGGCATCCAGTGACTTATAAGTTCTCAGATGCTACTCCGATgcttattaaatttataaag gAAATAGATAATATTTATTACGAGACTGAATACCGAAGAGAATGGTGTACAAGCAAGGGTAAACCGTCCACTTGCTTCCTTTTTGCAAGAAAGTTTACTAGGACTGCTGCTTTGAGGCTTCTTAACATG TCTGTTTTGGGAGATTTcagttaa
- the LOC11441002 gene encoding ultraviolet-B receptor UVR8 isoform X2, with amino-acid sequence MMMIMSEKSASPPHVLLISAGASHTVALLTGNVVCSWGRGEDGQLGHGDTDDRLLPTKLSAFDGQDIVSVTCGADYTVARSKSGKDVYSWGCWGRNQNGELGLGTTKDSHVPQKILAFEGIRIKMVAAGAEHSVAITEDGDLYGWGWGRYGNLGLGDTNDRLIPEKVNIDGDKIVMVSCGWRHTISISSSGGLYTHGWSKYGQLGHGDFEDCLVPRKVQALSDKLISQVSGGWRHSMALTSNGQLFGWGWNKFGQIGIGHNFDCSSPMLVNFPHAQKVVQMSSGWRHTVAVTDRANVYSWGRGANGQLGHGDTKDRNVPTIIDAFSVDGCSEQHIESSNYPLPGKSFASLSERYAVVPNETALGSYATTSSDKSDKFDASVPENDVSLDSPTINQFETMM; translated from the exons atgatgatgattatgagtGAAAAGAGTGCTTCACCTCCCCATGTTCTTCTTATATCTGCTGGTGCTAGCCACACTGTTGCACTTCTCA CTGGCAATGTTGTTTGCTCTTGGGGCCGAGGAGAAGACGGACAATTAGGCCATGGTGATACCGATGATCGACTCTTACCCACAAAACTAAGCGCTTTCGATGGCCAAGACATTGTATCTGTTACTTGTGGAGCTGATTATACAGTGGCACGTTCCAAGTCCGGCAAGGATGTATATAGTTGGGGATG TTGGGGGCGGAATCAAAATGGTGAACTTGGACTTGGTACCACAAAGGACTCTCACGTGCCACAAAAAATTCTAGCATTTGAG GGAATACGTATCAAAATGGTGGCTGCTGGTGCTGAACACAGTGTAGCAATTACCGAAGATGGGGATTTGTATGGATGGGGTTGGGGACGATATGGAAACTTGGGATTGGGAGACACAAATGATCGCTTGATCCCTGAGAAAGTGAACATTGAT GGTGACAAGATAGTCATGGTTTCTTGTGGCTGGAGGCATACGATATCGATTTCATCTTCCGGTGGATTATACACACATGGATGGAGTAAATATGGTCAGCTTGGACATGGGGACTTTGAAGACTGTCTTGTGCCTCGCAAGGTTCAAGCATTGAGTGATAAGCTCATTTCTCAG GTATCAGGTGGATGGAGGCATAGTATGGCACTCACGTCTAATGGACAACTTTTCGGCTGGGGTTGGAATAAG TTCGGACAGATTGGAATTGGTCACAATTTTGATTGCTCCTCTCCCATGCTAGTGAACTTTCCTCATGCTCAG AAAGTAGTTCAGATGTCAAGTGGATGGAGACACACGGTTGCTGTCACCGATCGTGCAAATGTATATTCTTGGGGAAGAGGTGCAAATGGACAACTTGGGCATGGAGACACCAAAGACCG GAACGTTCCGACGATTATTGATGCCTTCAGTGTTGATGGATGTAGTGAGCAGCACATAGAATCCTCAAACTATCCATTACCAG GGAAATCATTTGCCTCCTTATCAGAGAGATATGCGGTTGTTCCAAATGAAACT GCTCTGGGATCATATGCCACTACTTCATCAGATAAGAGTGATAAGTTTGATGCCAGTGTCCCTGAGAATGATGTCTCACTTGATAGCCCAACCATTAATCAGTTCGAGACAATGATGTAG